Proteins from a single region of Acidovorax sp. NCPPB 3576:
- a CDS encoding RHS repeat-associated core domain-containing protein translates to MRRPPGNPAPLAEQRSYTSAGQLAASALLQLTWDSAGRIAQITQQHMLPTQSSTVAQQVALTSAYSYDAVGRLTASAHSAPNPLTLPSGTALSDTIGANASGYAWDANGNRSQSYYSSSTAAGTATLQRDYQLASNNNRLGGYTQTFTPAGGSAQTTNVSYIHDATGSITKKGDSYLHYGVDGRIAKAGPNADPANALAVSYTYNALGQRVFKSDARLSGANNPAITQQTVYAEDGIGSTVLGQYGSRRSSDSAAPAGEMGSTEVIYLPTASGPMPIAAQINGRLYAIDADHLNTPRRLTNTQGQVAWQWLITGFGEANPTTGATNFAQSGQGSSNYAEAIKFDLRYPGQVFDEETQLNYNLNRSYDPPSGRYFQADPIGLDGGWNRFLYVGGNPASYTDPTGEFAIAIPLIPAIITGTDIVVGTALGTLGYGLDRMFAKPPKNAYDPNGPKAPGKPGDAEGFKDPKGGENWMPNPNPGKGGSGYGWEDAKGDVWCPTGPTGPGSRAHGGPHWDVQTPGGGYRNERPRQ, encoded by the coding sequence TTGCGCAGACCCCCCGGCAACCCCGCGCCGCTGGCCGAGCAGCGCAGCTACACCAGCGCGGGCCAGCTGGCCGCCAGCGCCCTGCTGCAACTGACCTGGGACAGTGCCGGGCGCATCGCGCAGATCACCCAGCAGCACATGCTGCCCACGCAAAGCAGCACGGTGGCGCAGCAGGTGGCGCTCACCAGCGCGTACAGCTACGACGCGGTGGGCCGGCTCACCGCCAGCGCGCACAGCGCGCCCAACCCCCTCACGCTGCCCAGCGGAACGGCATTGAGCGACACCATCGGTGCCAACGCCAGCGGCTACGCGTGGGATGCCAACGGCAACCGCAGCCAGAGCTACTACAGCAGCAGCACGGCGGCGGGCACCGCCACGCTGCAGCGCGACTATCAACTCGCCAGCAACAACAACCGCCTGGGCGGCTACACGCAGACCTTCACGCCCGCGGGCGGCAGCGCACAAACGACCAACGTCAGCTACATCCACGACGCCACCGGATCGATCACCAAGAAGGGCGACAGCTACCTGCACTACGGCGTGGACGGCCGCATCGCCAAGGCGGGGCCAAACGCAGACCCGGCCAACGCATTGGCTGTGAGCTACACCTACAACGCTCTGGGCCAGCGCGTGTTCAAGAGCGATGCTCGGCTGTCCGGGGCCAACAACCCGGCCATCACCCAGCAGACCGTCTATGCGGAGGACGGCATCGGCAGCACCGTGCTGGGGCAGTACGGCAGCAGAAGGAGCAGCGACAGCGCGGCACCGGCAGGCGAGATGGGCAGCACCGAAGTGATCTACCTGCCCACGGCAAGCGGGCCGATGCCCATCGCCGCGCAGATCAACGGGCGGCTGTACGCCATCGATGCGGACCACCTGAACACGCCAAGACGCCTCACCAACACGCAGGGGCAGGTGGCGTGGCAATGGCTGATCACGGGGTTTGGGGAGGCGAACCCGACGACCGGGGCGACCAATTTCGCGCAAAGCGGGCAGGGCAGTTCCAACTATGCAGAAGCCATCAAGTTCGACCTGCGGTATCCGGGGCAGGTGTTCGATGAGGAGACCCAACTGAACTACAACCTGAACCGGTCCTATGACCCGCCTTCGGGTCGGTACTTCCAGGCGGACCCGATTGGACTGGATGGGGGATGGAATCGGTTCTTGTATGTGGGAGGAAATCCGGCTTCCTATACTGACCCGACAGGCGAGTTCGCAATCGCCATTCCGTTGATTCCAGCGATCATCACGGGAACTGACATTGTGGTTGGAACTGCTCTGGGTACGCTAGGTTATGGGCTGGATCGCATGTTTGCGAAACCGCCTAAGAATGCATATGACCCAAATGGGCCCAAGGCGCCGGGCAAACCCGGTGATGCCGAAGGCTTCAAAGATCCTAAGGGCGGCGAAAACTGGATGCCCAATCCGAATCCTGGAAAGGGTGGTTCTGGCTATGGCTGGGAAGATGCTAAAGGGGATGTGTGGTGTCCGACTGGCCCAACTGGTCCTGGTAGCAGAGCGCATGGAGGACCACATTGGGATGTGCAGACGCCAGGTGGCGGTTATAGAAACGAGCGACCGAGACAATGA
- a CDS encoding RHS repeat-associated core domain-containing protein, with protein sequence MYAWPTGNPKFATKEAYCAWFAGGYSNATGFSVAGDYCAVDSSAGPGDYWTPIWKQSTLSCPPNSITTASGTCACQPGFAEDVPTNACIAATPEPPALSCRASGVEVGQPIMPSNEAKVRTETDWSGQGPAALSFTRRYESTWGKDPGRPQGPLSMAWSHNHQAFLLASSTSTGISVSITTGEGHLRTFFKATGSSTWTTASNDVLTQSASGAWTYQRSDDDATLQFSSGGKLQSVTARNGWVTSYAYHTYGLLASITDPFGQKLLLDYQPSGRLTSVTTPDQQVIRYAYDGSGRLSSVTYPDGKSRSFLYEDAGFPQALTGIVDETGARWGTFGYDSTGRATSTELAGSVNRYQVSYPAADGSGATVTDPLGTARTFNYSLNLGKLVVSGASLPDGTGKPDAAQRVQNAQGLIESETDFLGSVTTYQWDAGRRVPLSTTQASGTAQARTTSTEWHPQWRLPVKVTEAGRETAYTYDSQGNALTQTIKDTSVNPPVSRTWAWTYHPSGLIASETDPGGATTTYAYDSAGHLTQATNALGQSSLYTHDAAGRVLTHTAPTGLVSSYQYDARGRLTRAQRGDEVSSYTYTASGQLASASLASGYATSYTYDAAQRLTGWSDNRGASASYTLDGMGNRVAESITGAQGQAAWTVARTINSLNRVESVTIGSAATGALSTTGYGYDANGELIRSTETVGGASRSTTLALDALRRVKTLTNAQNASAALVYNAQDAITQASDFKGVATSYTRDALGNAKQESSADSGTANSTYDSLGLPQSLTDALGRATAITRDALGRPTQIVSSLGGASRTTVLRYDLPGPEYNASGSPSASVGSLSEIQDAGVTTRYQRDAQGRITARTQVLANGSSSTVGYQYVPAGSAGAGQIARITYASGRQLVHQYDATGQLTGLQWNGQPLVTGITWSPLGQATGWQWPGFAQTPGNPAPLAEQRSYTSAGQLAASALLQLTWDSAGRIVQITQQHMLPTQSSTVAQQVALTSAYSYDATGRLTASAHSAPNTLVLPGDRSLSDTIGANASGYAWDANGNRSQSYYSSSTVGGTATLQRDYQLASNSNRLGGYTQTFTPAGGSAQTSTTAYSHDATGSITRKGDSYLHYGVDGRIAKAGPNADPANALAVSYTYNALGQRVFKSDARLSGANNPAITQQTVYAEDGIGSTVLGQYGNRRSSDSAAAAGEMDSTEVIYLPTANGPMPIAAQINGRLYAIDADHLNTPRRLTNTQGQVAWQWLITGFGEANPTTGATNYSQSGQGSSNYAEAIKFDLRYPGQVFDEETQLNYNLNRSYDPPSGRYFQNDPIGLNGGWNRYGYVGGNPLNFTDPTGLKHKANSAHCSALRKKIQNLNNDLDDRWSDLAADRLNLPERLGPGELLSQTKRGHRTMINDRESNLRKFEKRYSDECEDDDDNSSSQSCDTGCAAASAAATVGVGYVAYRCLRMLPSLFPPLWPTIPANVVLP encoded by the coding sequence ATGTACGCTTGGCCAACGGGAAACCCGAAGTTCGCCACCAAGGAGGCGTACTGCGCGTGGTTTGCTGGAGGCTATTCCAATGCCACGGGCTTTTCGGTCGCAGGCGACTACTGCGCCGTCGACTCTTCGGCGGGTCCGGGGGATTACTGGACCCCCATCTGGAAACAATCTACGTTGTCCTGCCCGCCCAACAGCATCACCACGGCGAGCGGCACCTGTGCCTGCCAGCCGGGGTTCGCCGAGGACGTGCCCACCAACGCCTGCATTGCCGCCACGCCAGAACCTCCGGCACTTTCCTGCAGGGCCTCCGGCGTGGAAGTGGGGCAGCCCATCATGCCGTCGAACGAAGCCAAGGTCCGCACCGAGACCGACTGGAGCGGGCAGGGGCCTGCGGCGCTGTCTTTTACTCGGCGGTACGAAAGCACGTGGGGCAAAGACCCGGGCCGGCCCCAAGGGCCCTTGAGCATGGCCTGGAGTCACAATCATCAAGCGTTTCTGTTGGCCAGTAGTACGTCCACCGGCATCAGCGTGAGCATCACGACGGGAGAGGGCCACCTGCGGACCTTCTTCAAGGCGACGGGCAGCAGCACCTGGACCACGGCCAGCAACGACGTGCTGACGCAATCGGCCTCCGGCGCCTGGACCTACCAGCGCAGCGACGACGACGCCACGCTGCAGTTCAGCAGCGGCGGCAAGCTGCAGTCGGTCACGGCGCGCAACGGCTGGGTGACGTCTTACGCGTACCACACGTATGGACTCTTGGCCTCCATCACCGATCCGTTCGGGCAGAAGCTCTTGCTTGATTACCAACCGTCGGGCCGGCTGACCTCTGTTACCACACCGGATCAGCAAGTCATCCGCTATGCCTACGACGGCAGCGGCCGGCTCTCCAGCGTCACCTATCCCGATGGCAAGAGCCGGTCCTTCCTGTACGAAGATGCGGGCTTCCCGCAGGCCCTCACCGGCATCGTGGACGAGACCGGTGCGCGCTGGGGCACCTTCGGCTACGACAGCACGGGCCGGGCCACCAGCACCGAACTGGCCGGCAGCGTCAACCGCTACCAGGTGAGCTATCCGGCAGCCGATGGCTCTGGCGCCACCGTCACCGACCCCCTGGGCACGGCGCGCACCTTCAACTACAGCCTCAACCTGGGCAAGCTGGTCGTCAGCGGGGCCAGCTTGCCCGATGGCACCGGCAAGCCCGATGCCGCGCAGCGGGTGCAGAACGCGCAAGGGCTGATCGAATCCGAGACCGACTTTCTTGGGAGCGTGACGACGTACCAATGGGATGCGGGCAGGCGCGTGCCGCTGAGCACCACGCAGGCCAGCGGCACGGCGCAGGCGCGCACGACCAGCACCGAATGGCACCCGCAGTGGCGCCTGCCGGTCAAGGTGACGGAGGCGGGCCGCGAGACGGCCTACACGTACGACAGCCAGGGCAACGCCCTCACGCAGACGATCAAGGACACCTCGGTGAACCCGCCCGTCTCGCGCACCTGGGCCTGGACCTACCACCCCTCGGGGCTGATCGCCAGCGAGACCGACCCGGGCGGCGCCACCACCACCTACGCCTACGACAGCGCGGGCCACCTCACCCAGGCCACCAACGCGCTGGGCCAGAGCAGCCTGTACACCCACGACGCGGCCGGCCGGGTGCTCACCCACACCGCGCCCACGGGCCTGGTGAGCAGCTACCAGTACGACGCGCGCGGGCGGCTCACGCGGGCGCAGCGCGGCGACGAGGTCAGCAGCTATACCTACACCGCCAGCGGCCAACTGGCCAGCGCGAGTTTGGCCAGCGGCTACGCCACCAGCTACACCTACGACGCCGCGCAGCGCCTGACCGGCTGGAGCGACAACCGGGGGGCGAGCGCCAGCTACACGCTGGACGGCATGGGCAACCGGGTGGCCGAGAGCATCACCGGCGCCCAGGGCCAGGCCGCGTGGACGGTCGCGCGCACCATCAACAGCCTGAACCGGGTGGAGAGCGTCACCATCGGCTCGGCCGCCACGGGCGCGCTCAGCACGACCGGCTATGGCTACGACGCCAACGGCGAACTCATCCGCAGCACCGAGACCGTAGGCGGCGCCAGCCGCAGCACCACCCTCGCGCTGGACGCGCTGCGGCGCGTGAAGACCCTCACCAACGCCCAGAACGCCAGTGCCGCGCTGGTCTACAACGCCCAGGACGCCATCACGCAGGCCAGTGACTTCAAAGGCGTGGCCACCAGCTACACCCGAGACGCGCTGGGCAACGCCAAGCAGGAATCCAGCGCGGACAGCGGCACGGCAAACAGCACCTACGACAGCCTGGGCCTGCCGCAAAGCCTCACCGACGCGCTGGGACGGGCCACCGCCATCACGCGCGATGCGCTGGGCCGGCCCACGCAGATCGTGAGCAGCCTGGGCGGGGCCAGCCGCACCACCGTGCTGCGCTACGACCTGCCCGGACCCGAGTACAACGCCAGCGGCAGCCCGAGTGCCAGCGTGGGGTCCTTGAGCGAGATCCAGGACGCGGGCGTCACCACGCGCTACCAGCGCGACGCGCAGGGGCGCATCACCGCGCGCACCCAGGTCCTGGCCAACGGCAGCAGCAGCACCGTGGGCTACCAGTACGTTCCCGCCGGCAGCGCAGGCGCGGGGCAGATCGCCCGCATCACCTACGCCAGCGGTCGCCAACTGGTGCACCAGTACGACGCCACCGGCCAGCTCACCGGGCTGCAGTGGAACGGCCAGCCGCTGGTCACCGGCATCACCTGGAGCCCGCTGGGCCAGGCCACTGGCTGGCAATGGCCGGGCTTTGCGCAGACCCCCGGCAACCCCGCGCCGCTGGCCGAGCAGCGCAGCTACACCAGCGCGGGCCAGCTGGCCGCCAGCGCCCTGCTGCAGCTCACCTGGGACAGTGCCGGGCGCATCGTGCAGATCACCCAGCAGCACATGCTGCCCACGCAAAGCAGCACGGTGGCGCAGCAGGTGGCGCTCACCAGCGCGTACAGCTACGACGCCACAGGCCGGCTCACCGCCAGCGCGCACAGCGCGCCCAACACCCTGGTCCTGCCCGGCGACAGATCGTTGAGCGACACCATCGGTGCCAACGCCAGCGGCTACGCGTGGGATGCCAACGGCAACCGCAGCCAGAGCTACTACAGCAGCAGCACGGTCGGGGGCACCGCCACGCTGCAGCGCGACTATCAACTCGCCAGCAACAGCAACCGCCTGGGCGGCTACACGCAGACCTTCACGCCAGCGGGCGGCAGCGCGCAGACCAGCACGACTGCCTACAGCCACGACGCCACCGGCTCGATCACCAGGAAAGGCGACAGCTACCTGCACTACGGCGTGGACGGGCGCATCGCCAAGGCAGGACCCAACGCCGACCCGGCCAACGCACTGGCGGTGAGCTACACCTACAACGCCCTGGGCCAGCGGGTGTTCAAGAGCGATGCGCGGCTGTCGGGGGCGAACAACCCGGCCATTACTCAACAGACCGTCTATGCGGAGGACGGCATCGGCAGCACCGTGCTGGGCCAGTACGGAAACCGAAGGAGCAGCGACAGCGCGGCAGCAGCGGGCGAGATGGACAGCACCGAAGTGATCTACCTGCCCACCGCGAACGGGCCGATGCCCATCGCCGCGCAGATCAATGGCAGGTTGTACGCCATCGATGCGGACCATCTGAACACGCCGAGACGCCTGACGAACACGCAGGGCCAGGTGGCGTGGCAGTGGCTGATCACGGGGTTTGGGGAGGCCAACCCGACGACCGGGGCGACCAATTACTCACAGAGCGGGCAGGGCAGTTCCAACTATGCGGAAGCCATCAAGTTCGACCTGCGGTATCCGGGGCAGGTGTTCGATGAGGAGACCCAACTGAACTACAACCTGAACCGGTCCTATGACCCGCCTTCGGGGCGGTATTTCCAGAATGATCCCATCGGGCTCAATGGGGGCTGGAATCGTTATGGATATGTGGGCGGGAATCCGCTGAACTTTACTGATCCGACGGGCCTCAAGCACAAAGCGAATAGCGCTCATTGTTCGGCTTTACGTAAGAAAATTCAAAACCTGAATAACGACTTGGATGATCGTTGGAGTGATTTGGCGGCAGACCGACTAAACTTGCCTGAACGTCTTGGGCCGGGCGAGTTACTTAGCCAAACCAAGCGCGGTCACAGAACGATGATTAATGATCGTGAAAGTAATCTGCGCAAGTTCGAAAAACGGTATTCAGACGAGTGTGAGGATGACGACGATAACAGCAGTAGCCAAAGCTGCGATACCGGTTGCGCGGCTGCTAGCGCGGCGGCCACTGTCGGTGTGGGGTATGTTGCATACCGTTGTCTTCGCATGCTGCCATCGTTGTTTCCACCCTTGTGGCCAACGATTCCCGCCAATGTCGTTCTTCCTTGA
- a CDS encoding carbohydrate porin: MLSLLSHFFRGFGPRRVLQAALGGTAAVLAAQALATPSGDAGNPADGDPPPWALHAQTTYVWQHKPSFDAPYTGPNSLVPTAERSYSFTATADLGLRPWSGAQIHFNPEAGQGVPLSHLSGAGGLSNGELARTSGAQIKAYRARLFLLQRWDAGGDTERIEPDFNELGGSASARRWTLVAGNLSLLDYFDNNPYAKDPREQFFNWSFLTPGAWDYAADARGYTWAGILEYRTPQWAVRGGRALQPRESNGQPLDRSWTQHYGDQIEAESDLPVALPAGPLRGRVLLFRNRAVMGAFADALAASRAVGGTPDVGAVRRLQTKTGWALTLEAPLAEDAGVFVRASRSSGRQETYAFAEIDRQLSFGGQIAGTAWGRAADRVGAAVAVNGLSADHRNYLAAGGLGAFLGDGALRYGSERVWEAYYLLTFAPVPMPGGPLQSAVSLGVQHIVHPGYNRDRGPVDVVSVRVHAEF; encoded by the coding sequence ATGCTGTCGCTCCTCTCCCATTTCTTCCGTGGCTTCGGGCCCCGGCGCGTGCTGCAGGCCGCGCTGGGCGGCACCGCGGCCGTCCTCGCTGCCCAGGCCCTGGCCACCCCGTCCGGCGACGCCGGCAACCCGGCGGACGGTGACCCGCCCCCCTGGGCCCTGCATGCGCAGACCACCTACGTGTGGCAGCACAAGCCCTCGTTCGATGCGCCCTACACCGGCCCCAACAGCCTGGTGCCCACGGCCGAGCGCTCGTATTCCTTCACCGCCACCGCCGACCTCGGGCTGCGCCCCTGGAGCGGCGCGCAGATCCACTTCAACCCCGAGGCCGGGCAGGGCGTGCCGCTGTCGCACCTGTCGGGCGCGGGCGGGCTCTCCAACGGCGAGCTGGCCCGCACCTCGGGCGCGCAGATCAAGGCCTACCGCGCGCGCCTGTTCCTGCTGCAGCGCTGGGACGCGGGCGGCGACACCGAACGCATCGAGCCCGACTTCAACGAACTGGGCGGCAGCGCCAGCGCGCGCCGGTGGACCCTGGTGGCCGGCAACCTCTCGCTGCTGGACTACTTCGACAACAACCCCTACGCCAAGGACCCGCGCGAGCAGTTCTTCAACTGGTCCTTCCTCACCCCCGGCGCCTGGGACTACGCGGCCGACGCACGCGGCTACACCTGGGCCGGCATCCTCGAATACCGCACGCCGCAGTGGGCCGTGCGCGGGGGCCGCGCCCTGCAGCCGCGCGAATCCAACGGCCAGCCGCTGGACCGCTCGTGGACCCAGCACTACGGCGACCAGATCGAGGCCGAATCCGACCTGCCCGTGGCCCTGCCCGCCGGCCCGCTGCGCGGGCGCGTGCTGCTGTTCCGCAACCGCGCCGTCATGGGCGCGTTCGCCGATGCGCTGGCCGCGTCCCGGGCCGTTGGCGGCACGCCGGACGTCGGCGCCGTGCGCCGCCTGCAGACCAAGACCGGCTGGGCCCTGACCCTGGAGGCCCCGCTGGCCGAAGACGCCGGCGTGTTCGTGCGCGCCAGCCGCAGCAGCGGCCGCCAGGAAACCTACGCCTTCGCCGAGATCGACCGCCAGCTGTCCTTCGGCGGCCAGATCGCCGGCACCGCCTGGGGCCGCGCCGCCGACCGCGTGGGCGCCGCCGTGGCGGTCAACGGGTTGTCGGCCGACCACCGCAACTACCTGGCGGCCGGCGGGCTCGGGGCGTTCCTGGGCGACGGCGCCCTGCGCTACGGCAGCGAGCGCGTGTGGGAGGCGTATTACCTGCTCACGTTCGCCCCGGTGCCCATGCCGGGCGGGCCGCTGCAGTCCGCCGTGTCGCTGGGGGTGCAGCACATCGTGCACCCGGGCTACAACCGCGACCGGGGGCCGGTGGATGTGGTGTCGGTGCGGGTGCATGCGGAGTTTTGA
- a CDS encoding exosortase H-associated membrane protein — protein sequence MRRAASLKIFVLGLFAGVVLLTLLWIRVSPWTSYPVGMVAGGVLEHAAPGWVRETRLRPGAFEVDTSVAVATPQTGNRLVEITVESDPGRYAYGLPIFLALLLSARGPGRTWRALAGFALLVPLQAFSLVMHLLMQVVLTAQLDVRVLKVAQWQLEALVYGYQVGVLVLPTLAPMVLWLWLDRQFVNEVVIEAWRRSLPAARAAAPVPAAAVVVSPEPPAADVVAGPADAVAEPVLHVPPGLGGKVSASAAATLPVRKKPR from the coding sequence ATGCGCCGCGCCGCCAGCCTGAAAATCTTCGTCCTCGGCCTGTTCGCCGGGGTGGTGCTGCTCACCCTGCTGTGGATCCGGGTCTCGCCCTGGACCTCGTACCCCGTGGGCATGGTGGCCGGCGGGGTTCTCGAACACGCGGCCCCGGGCTGGGTGCGCGAGACGCGGCTGCGGCCCGGCGCGTTCGAGGTCGATACCTCGGTGGCCGTCGCCACGCCGCAGACCGGCAACCGCCTGGTCGAGATCACCGTCGAATCCGACCCCGGCCGCTATGCCTACGGCCTGCCCATCTTCCTCGCCCTGCTGCTGTCTGCGCGCGGCCCGGGGCGCACCTGGCGCGCGCTGGCGGGCTTTGCGCTGCTCGTGCCGCTGCAGGCCTTCAGCCTGGTGATGCACCTGCTCATGCAGGTGGTGCTGACGGCGCAGCTCGACGTGCGCGTGCTCAAGGTCGCCCAGTGGCAGCTGGAGGCCTTGGTGTACGGCTACCAGGTGGGCGTGCTGGTGCTGCCCACGCTCGCGCCCATGGTGCTGTGGCTGTGGCTGGACCGGCAGTTCGTCAACGAGGTGGTGATCGAGGCCTGGCGCCGCTCCCTGCCGGCCGCGCGCGCCGCCGCGCCCGTTCCGGCTGCGGCGGTGGTGGTATCGCCCGAGCCGCCTGCCGCGGACGTGGTGGCCGGGCCTGCGGACGCCGTTGCCGAGCCGGTCCTCCACGTGCCGCCCGGGCTGGGCGGCAAGGTCTCGGCCAGTGCCGCCGCCACGCTGCCTGTGCGCAAAAAACCACGCTGA
- the xrtH gene encoding exosortase H, which yields MLRFFLLFLTLQLTMFGINMLGWVQQHLVLPWTALLARICAGLVTWFDSSAAASGKVLWNQATGFGVSIEAGCNGIEACIVLFAAVMAFPSTWRHKLVGLVAGFVAVQAMNIVRVVSLFYLGQWNTAIFNFAHEYLWQALIMVDVLIVWLLWVRAGSRGGAGAPPNEPPAAPPSAPSASPAAVPA from the coding sequence ATGTTGCGCTTTTTCCTCCTCTTCCTGACCCTGCAGTTGACGATGTTCGGCATCAACATGCTGGGCTGGGTGCAGCAGCACCTGGTGCTGCCGTGGACGGCGTTGCTGGCCCGCATCTGCGCCGGGTTGGTCACCTGGTTCGACAGCTCGGCGGCCGCCTCGGGCAAGGTGCTGTGGAACCAGGCCACGGGCTTCGGCGTCTCCATCGAAGCGGGTTGCAACGGCATCGAGGCGTGCATCGTGCTGTTCGCCGCCGTCATGGCGTTTCCGTCCACCTGGCGCCACAAGCTGGTCGGTCTGGTCGCCGGCTTCGTGGCCGTGCAGGCCATGAACATCGTGCGGGTGGTCAGCCTGTTCTACCTGGGGCAGTGGAACACCGCCATCTTCAACTTCGCCCACGAATACCTCTGGCAGGCGCTCATCATGGTGGACGTGCTCATCGTCTGGCTGCTGTGGGTGCGGGCCGGCAGCCGGGGCGGCGCGGGTGCTCCGCCGAACGAGCCGCCAGCGGCACCACCCTCGGCGCCGTCCGCTTCCCCTGCGGCCGTGCCGGCGTGA
- a CDS encoding peptidoglycan recognition protein family protein codes for MMRRVVQPEGRASIVPKSFEYKNMLQIDPQGMVTASRIQPRRFTIIERSAMRSITGIIVHQTGSPNEQGVFASYQSGGNGAHFLIAKNGALYQTASKQHRSVIGRIMWAR; via the coding sequence ATGATGCGGCGCGTGGTACAGCCGGAGGGACGTGCCAGCATCGTTCCAAAATCATTTGAATATAAAAATATGCTTCAAATTGATCCACAAGGCATGGTGACCGCGTCGCGCATCCAGCCGCGTCGATTCACCATCATCGAGCGTTCGGCCATGCGTTCCATTACCGGAATCATCGTTCATCAAACCGGCTCCCCCAACGAGCAAGGCGTTTTTGCCAGCTACCAGTCAGGGGGAAACGGTGCGCACTTTCTCATCGCCAAGAATGGCGCCCTCTATCAAACAGCATCGAAACAGCATCGGTCCGTTATCGGACGAATCATGTGGGCCCGCTGA